The following are from one region of the Prionailurus bengalensis isolate Pbe53 chromosome A2, Fcat_Pben_1.1_paternal_pri, whole genome shotgun sequence genome:
- the LOC122487207 gene encoding 60S ribosomal protein L17: protein MVRYSLDPENPTKSCKSRGSNLRVHFKNTRETAQAIKGMHIRKATKYLKDVTLQKQCVPFRRYNGGVGRCAQAKQWGWTQGRWPKKSAEFLLHMLKNAESNAELKGLDVDSLVIEHIQVNKAPKMRRRTYRAHGRINPYMSSPCHIEMILTEKEQIVPKPEEEVAQKKKISQKKLKKQKLMARE from the coding sequence ATGGTTCGCTATTCACTTGACCCGGAAAACCCGACAAAATCATGCAAATCAAGAGGTTCAAATCTTCGTGTTCACTTTAAGAACACACGGGAAACTGCCCAGGCCATCAAGGGTATGCATATCCGAAAAGCCACCAAGTATCTGAAAGATGTCACTTTGCAGAAGCAATGCGTGCCATTCCGACGCTACAATGGTGGAGTTGGTAGGTGTGCCCAGGCCAAACAGTGGGGCTGGACACAGGGTCGGTGGCCCAAAAAGAGTGCCGAATTTTTACTGCACATGCTTAAAAATGCAGAGAGTAATGCTGAACTTAAGGGTTTAGATGTAGATTCTCTGGTCATTGAGCACATCCAGGTGAACAAAGCCCCCAAAATGCGGCGTAGAACTTACAGGGCTCATGGTCGGATTAACCCATACATGAGCTCTCCCTGCCACATTGAGATGATCCTTACTGAAAAAGAGCAGATTGTTCCTAAACCAGAAGAGGAGgttgcacagaagaaaaagatatcccagaagaaactgaagaaacaaaaacttatggCCCGGGAGTAA